Genomic segment of Ruegeria sp. TM1040:
TCATTGCCCACACAGGCCATGACAAAATCCGCGTTTTGTGCGGCCTCTCTGGGCGTTGGCGCAGACCGACCGCCCGTCGCTGCCGCCCAGCCTTCGGCCTTTGCAGTTGTGCGGTTGTAAACCGTGACCTCATGCCCGGCCTTTTGCAGATGCCCGGCCATCGGATACCCCATGACCCCGAGCCCAAGGAACGCAATTTTTGCCATGTCCTTTCCCCCTGTTCTGTCTTCGCATATGTTGGCGCCAACCCTAGCAGCACCCGCCCAAAGCGCAATGCGGCTTGGCAACAAACACAGAAATACCAAGGGAATAGAAAAGAATGGCACGCCTCTTCCGCTGGCTCCTCCGCCTCACGGCTGGTACGATTCTGCTTGGTATTCTGGGGGCGATCCTGGTCTATTTCCTCGCGGCGCAGTCCTTGCCAGACTATGACAAGGAGATCGCCCTGCCCGGCCCTACGGCTCCGGTCGAGATCGTGCGCGACAACGCGAATGTGCCGCATATCTTTGGCAGCTTTGGTGCCTCGGATGAGGACGTGTTTTTTGGGCTCGGGTATGCTCATGCGCAGGATCGACTGTGGCAGATGGCCGTGATGCGACGCACGGCGCAGGGTCGGCTTTCCGAGGTCTTTGGCCCCCGTACCGTCCGCACAGACAGTTTTTTGCGGCGGCTTGATCTTTATGGGGCGGCGCGAAGTTCGGTTTCCGCCCAGAGCCCCGAAACGCTCCGGGCGCTGCAGGCCTATGCTGCGGGCGTGAATGCGCGCCTGCAAGAGATCAACGAAGACGCGCTGGGGCGTGGGGCACCGGAAATGTTCCTGTTCAACATGCCCATAGCGCCGTGGCAGCCCGCCGACAGCATCGCCATTATGAAACTGATGGCCGTGCAGCTCTCATCCAATATGCAAGAAGAGATCCTGCGCGCGCAGACTTCCATTGCCCTCGATGATCCCAAACGCCTTGAGGATATCCTGCCCGATGCTCCCGGCTCTGGGACGGCGACGCTTCCGGAATATACGGAGCTGTTTCCCGGCCTCCCGGGATTTCGTGGTCTCGAGGAACAGCGCCGGGCGCAAACGGCGCATGCTGCGTTGATGCCCCTGGCGCCACGTGGGCTTGGTGGGGCTTCGAATGCCTGGGCTGCGGCGCCCAATCGTTCGGCGGCGGGTGGCACGCTTCTTGCCAATGACCCGCATCTGAAGCTGACAGCGCCCGGAACCTGGTATCTGGCACGTCTTGAGCTTGGCACCGGCGGTGTGATTGGTGGCACAATCCCGGGCATCCCGGCTGTGCTCACCGGGCGTTCTCAGCAGTTGGGATGGGGGCTCACCTCTTCCTATCTGGATGATCAGGACCTCTTTATCGAGAAGATCAACCCGGACAACCCGCAGCAGTATCTGACCCCAAATGGCTACAAGGACTTCACATCGCGGCCTTCGATCGTGCAGATAAAGGGCAATGCGCCGCTGACGCTGACCCTGCGCTGGACCGAAAACGGGCCGGTTCTGCCCGGCTCGCTGTTTGAGCTCAGCACCATTACGCCGCCCGGCCACGTTGTGAGCCTAGGGTGGACGGCATTGTCGCGCGAGGACACCTCGATGACTGCGGCGCTCGATCTGATGCGGGCAGAAAATGTCGCGCAGGCCATTGCCGCAGGCGAGAACTTCATCGCGCCTTCCCAAAATATCACGCTGGCGGATCATGACACCATCGCGCTCAAGACCGTGGGCGTCATGCCCGACCGCGACCTGCGCAACCAAAGCCGGGGACGCCTGCCCAACCAGGGCTGGCGGCGCGAAAACCGCTGGCAAGGGCGCTTGCCCTATGCGGCGAACCCGGAGTTCATTGCGCCCAGCGGTGGGATTTTGGGAAATACAAACAACAAGTTGCTAGAGCGCCCCTTTCCCAACCACGTCAGTTATTCCTGGGGCGACACACAGCGGATCAATCGCTGGCGCCGTCTGATGCAGAGCCGCGAGGTGCATACCCGCGACAGTTTCATCGAAGCGCAGCTCGATACGGTTTCCTATAGCGCGCAAACCCTCCTGCCTCTTATCGGGGCGGATCTGT
This window contains:
- a CDS encoding penicillin acylase family protein, whose amino-acid sequence is MARLFRWLLRLTAGTILLGILGAILVYFLAAQSLPDYDKEIALPGPTAPVEIVRDNANVPHIFGSFGASDEDVFFGLGYAHAQDRLWQMAVMRRTAQGRLSEVFGPRTVRTDSFLRRLDLYGAARSSVSAQSPETLRALQAYAAGVNARLQEINEDALGRGAPEMFLFNMPIAPWQPADSIAIMKLMAVQLSSNMQEEILRAQTSIALDDPKRLEDILPDAPGSGTATLPEYTELFPGLPGFRGLEEQRRAQTAHAALMPLAPRGLGGASNAWAAAPNRSAAGGTLLANDPHLKLTAPGTWYLARLELGTGGVIGGTIPGIPAVLTGRSQQLGWGLTSSYLDDQDLFIEKINPDNPQQYLTPNGYKDFTSRPSIVQIKGNAPLTLTLRWTENGPVLPGSLFELSTITPPGHVVSLGWTALSREDTSMTAALDLMRAENVAQAIAAGENFIAPSQNITLADHDTIALKTVGVMPDRDLRNQSRGRLPNQGWRRENRWQGRLPYAANPEFIAPSGGILGNTNNKLLERPFPNHVSYSWGDTQRINRWRRLMQSREVHTRDSFIEAQLDTVSYSAQTLLPLIGADLWFTGEAAPNGTPERQRQIALSLLAEWNGEMNEHLPEPLIYASWVRALQKRLIEDDLGPLADAFDRVEPLFLERVFRNIDGAAAWCDVAQSAPTESCTDMARLALDDALVYISENYGSTLESLRWGDAHQATQDHEVLGEVPFLRYFVNIRQSTSGGDNTLQRGLTSGEEPAPFNNVHGAGYRGVYDFADPESSVFIIATGQSGHFLSRYYDDMAQYWRRGEYIPMSLDEKLARAASVGVTRILPRN